Proteins encoded in a region of the bacterium genome:
- a CDS encoding FmdB family zinc ribbon protein has product MPTYEYKCKDCGNKFDIFQSITEEPITVCPKCQGELRKLFSPGGGFIFKGSGFYITDYRSEEYKKRAKSEQGIKEKKEAKEGEKKVAA; this is encoded by the coding sequence ATGCCTACTTACGAGTATAAGTGCAAGGACTGCGGGAATAAATTTGATATCTTTCAAAGTATCACGGAAGAACCTATCACGGTATGTCCTAAGTGCCAAGGGGAACTTAGAAAATTATTCTCTCCTGGAGGAGGGTTTATCTTTAAGGGGAGTGGCTTTTATATTACTGACTACCGAAGTGAGGAATACAAAAAGAGAGCCAAGTCGGAACAAGGGATAAAGGAGAAAAAAGAGGCAAAGGAGGGAGAAAAGAAGGTAGCGGCGTGA
- a CDS encoding 50S ribosomal protein L25, whose protein sequence is MEQLELRANSRSEAGKGYAKQLRAQGFIPAVMYGEGKEGIPLQVSVRDLFHILSTEAKDHAIIQLKLDDGTERTVLLKEKQVHPVTGKLLHCDFYRITLDKAIKTRVSVELIGNAAGVKAGGIMEQMIWEVEIESLPTKIPKHIEADVSSLQMGDSLYLKDLKPIEGVALLGDPEQIIAVIAAPREIEAEVVPEVEEKEPEVISERKKEEEEA, encoded by the coding sequence ATGGAACAGTTAGAACTCAGGGCTAATTCCAGGTCAGAGGCAGGCAAAGGATATGCCAAACAGTTAAGGGCACAGGGATTTATTCCGGCTGTTATGTATGGTGAAGGAAAAGAGGGTATTCCCCTTCAGGTTTCTGTAAGAGATCTTTTTCATATCCTCTCTACCGAAGCAAAAGATCATGCCATCATCCAGCTGAAGCTGGATGATGGGACAGAAAGGACAGTTCTTCTTAAAGAAAAACAGGTTCATCCGGTTACAGGCAAATTACTCCACTGTGACTTTTACCGGATTACTCTTGACAAGGCAATCAAGACCAGGGTCTCCGTCGAACTCATTGGAAATGCAGCCGGGGTCAAAGCCGGCGGTATAATGGAACAAATGATCTGGGAAGTGGAAATAGAGAGTCTTCCGACTAAGATACCGAAACATATTGAAGCCGATGTCTCTTCCCTTCAGATGGGTGATTCCCTTTATTTGAAAGATCTTAAACCCATCGAAGGAGTTGCCCTCCTGGGCGATCCAGAACAAATAATAGCTGTCATAGCTGCGCCGAGAGAGATAGAAGCGGAGGTTGTCCCTGAAGTTGAAGAAAAAGAACCTGAAGTGATATCAGAACGCAAGAAAGAAGAAGAAGAGGCGTGA
- the hisA gene encoding 1-(5-phosphoribosyl)-5-[(5-phosphoribosylamino)methylideneamino]imidazole-4-carboxamide isomerase → MLIIPAIDIKKGQCVRLIQGKKNQETVYSPDPSAMARRWEAQGAELIHVVDLDGAFDGRPKNLEAVKQILAAINIPIQLGGGIRDISTIEALINLGVARVILGTKVITDPDLIKMACDRFEDRIVVGIDAQDGYVAIRGWQEVTASKAIPLAHQVEAMGVSRIIFTDIARDGCMSGPNFASIEKMVKGVHLEIIASGGISALEDIKKLKRIGVAGCIIGKALYEGRFDLKEAVSVDSE, encoded by the coding sequence ATGCTTATTATCCCAGCCATAGATATTAAAAAAGGCCAATGTGTTCGCCTCATCCAGGGCAAAAAGAACCAGGAGACTGTCTACTCTCCTGACCCGTCAGCTATGGCCAGGCGCTGGGAGGCTCAAGGCGCCGAACTTATCCATGTGGTCGATCTCGACGGGGCCTTTGACGGACGTCCTAAGAATTTAGAGGCAGTGAAACAAATACTGGCAGCCATTAATATCCCTATTCAGCTTGGTGGAGGTATCCGAGACATAAGCACCATTGAGGCGCTGATTAACTTAGGTGTAGCCAGGGTTATTTTAGGAACGAAGGTAATCACTGACCCGGATTTGATAAAGATGGCTTGCGACCGATTTGAAGACAGGATAGTAGTCGGAATAGACGCCCAGGATGGATATGTAGCTATTCGAGGCTGGCAAGAGGTAACGGCGTCGAAAGCAATTCCCTTAGCCCATCAGGTTGAAGCAATGGGCGTTTCCCGAATAATCTTTACCGATATTGCCAGAGATGGTTGTATGAGCGGTCCTAATTTTGCCTCTATTGAAAAAATGGTCAAGGGTGTTCATCTTGAAATTATTGCCTCAGGAGGCATATCTGCTCTTGAGGATATTAAGAAGCTAAAAAGGATTGGCGTGGCAGGATGCATCATCGGCAAGGCCCTTTATGAAGGCCGGTTCGACCTTAAGGAAGCCGTATCAGTAGACAGTGAATAG
- a CDS encoding ribose-phosphate pyrophosphokinase: MVGELKIFSGNANRSLAQEICDYLKISMGNAEVSRFSDGEVMVQINENVRATDVFIVQPTCPPVNDHLMELLIMIDAVKRASAQRITAVIPYYGYARQDRKVQPRVPISSKLVANLITNAGADRVLTMDLHAGQIQGFFDIPVDNLIAAPILIDYIKKKELEDVVIVSPDTGGVERAREVAGRLGANIAIIDKRRESPNEAEAMNVIGEVAHKNLIILDDMIDTAGTLTQAVEVLKEKGGKDIYAACSHSVFSGPAIDRIKNSKLKEVITTNTIPLNDNKKIPKITSLSVATLLGEAINRIHEGTSVSSLFR, translated from the coding sequence ATGGTAGGTGAGCTGAAAATATTTTCAGGGAATGCTAATCGTAGCCTTGCTCAGGAAATATGTGACTATTTGAAGATATCTATGGGTAATGCTGAGGTGTCAAGATTTAGTGACGGAGAGGTCATGGTTCAAATCAATGAGAATGTCCGGGCAACCGATGTCTTCATTGTTCAGCCTACCTGTCCTCCGGTTAACGACCATCTTATGGAGCTCTTGATTATGATTGATGCGGTTAAAAGGGCTTCGGCCCAGCGAATAACCGCGGTTATCCCTTACTATGGTTATGCCAGACAGGATAGGAAGGTTCAACCCCGGGTGCCCATTAGTTCCAAATTGGTGGCTAATCTTATTACTAATGCCGGGGCGGACCGGGTCTTGACTATGGACCTGCATGCCGGTCAGATACAAGGGTTCTTCGACATACCGGTTGATAACCTCATTGCCGCCCCCATTCTGATTGATTATATTAAAAAGAAGGAACTGGAGGACGTGGTTATTGTCTCGCCTGATACCGGTGGGGTAGAGAGGGCCAGGGAAGTGGCCGGCAGATTAGGCGCTAATATCGCCATCATTGACAAGCGCCGAGAAAGCCCTAATGAGGCCGAAGCCATGAATGTTATCGGTGAGGTAGCCCATAAAAATTTAATCATTCTTGATGATATGATTGATACGGCTGGGACTCTAACGCAAGCGGTAGAGGTCCTGAAAGAAAAGGGGGGGAAAGATATTTATGCCGCCTGCAGCCATTCCGTCTTTTCTGGTCCAGCGATCGATCGAATCAAAAACTCGAAACTCAAAGAGGTTATTACAACTAATACCATCCCTCTTAATGATAACAAGAAAATTCCTAAAATTACTTCTCTCTCAGTGGCTACACTTTTGGGGGAGGCTATTAACCGAATACATGAGGGGACAAGTGTAAGTTCGTTATTTAGGTAG
- a CDS encoding PEP/pyruvate-binding domain-containing protein, which produces MYIQWNTDKATDELGNKAANLCRLKQMGIAVPEGFTLTKKAFLDFVSGHQIRERIMESLLGLPSDLLAIKERSQDLYSLFNRYEIPDKISKEITQACEALRGSKEKVRFAIRSSAGIEDLSSRSFAGMYKTFLNVETTDEVLRCIKGCWQSAFSFSALSYIKRTNIDIKRIEDTAMAVIIQRMIKAKFSGVMMTIDPITGDPSKILIEYTARGNVVSGEITPNRLLVDKITHQIDKTINSPEAILAEEHIFSLQNLAKRIEAHFGGYQDIEWAIDEGVIILQARPETVWSKR; this is translated from the coding sequence ATGTACATCCAATGGAACACAGATAAGGCTACAGATGAATTAGGAAATAAGGCAGCTAATCTTTGCCGATTAAAACAGATGGGGATAGCTGTGCCAGAAGGATTTACCCTTACTAAAAAGGCATTCTTAGACTTTGTTAGTGGTCATCAAATCAGGGAAAGGATTATGGAGTCATTATTAGGGCTTCCTTCTGATCTCCTGGCCATTAAAGAGAGGAGTCAAGACCTCTATTCCCTCTTTAATAGGTATGAGATCCCTGATAAAATAAGCAAGGAAATAACTCAGGCCTGTGAGGCTCTTAGAGGCTCTAAAGAAAAGGTCAGGTTTGCCATAAGGTCCTCAGCCGGTATTGAAGACTTAAGCTCAAGAAGCTTCGCCGGGATGTATAAAACATTCCTCAATGTAGAGACTACGGATGAGGTCTTGAGGTGTATCAAGGGGTGCTGGCAAAGTGCCTTTAGCTTTTCTGCCTTAAGCTACATAAAGAGAACAAACATAGATATCAAAAGAATAGAGGATACGGCAATGGCCGTGATTATTCAAAGGATGATAAAGGCTAAGTTCTCGGGGGTAATGATGACTATAGACCCAATAACTGGCGACCCATCCAAGATCCTGATTGAATATACCGCCAGGGGTAATGTTGTCTCTGGAGAGATTACCCCAAATCGCCTCCTGGTGGATAAGATTACCCACCAGATAGATAAAACCATTAATTCACCTGAGGCTATACTGGCTGAGGAGCATATCTTTTCTCTCCAGAATCTGGCAAAGAGGATTGAGGCGCACTTTGGTGGCTATCAGGACATTGAATGGGCGATTGATGAAGGGGTCATCATTTTACAGGCAAGGCCGGAAACGGTGTGGAGTAAGAGATGA
- a CDS encoding PEP-utilizing enzyme, translating to MGEKRFESPFEVKTPEGAEGWEEMYPYYLLFSKERKETEEERFWFCDTMHWTTPLYPFDIFTAESAMSALGRYNSRVWLIPPALGIDIRVLNGFFYLSPITVDDPGQIEERIKDFSQRAGFYYQNWEGLYDKWKEKVVKEIEALKAINIPYLPEKEDLTKVTEAVGISTGFSLLSAYNQLLESMTRIWEYHFEFLNLGYAAFLDFSCFMKAVFPDIQDQTITKMVAGIDVILFRPDDELRRLAKLAVGLNIDKLFFETKDPKEVIERLQKIENGRNWLKSLEEIKDPWFYFNSGTGFYHTPLSWIDDLSIPFSGISGYIKKLQNEENIDRDRERIIKEAEELHKGYFSLLRTEEDRNAFVEKFSLAKRVFSYVEEHNFYIEHWHHTIFWQKMRHLGEILKKEGFFEEEEDIFYLNRYEIATALYDLYSSWGIGLSPKGGQYWPKIIKRRRGIIKALEKWQPAPALGPPPDKITEPFTIMLWGIVSEKIELWLEAQDKGQKEAVLIKGHPASPGIVEGRARIILTADEICEVQEDEIMVCPITTPSWTPVFAKIKGVVTNVGGMMSHAAIICREYGLPAVVGTGFGTQLIKTGQCVRIDGSKGTVEIV from the coding sequence ATGGGAGAGAAGAGGTTTGAGAGTCCTTTTGAGGTTAAAACCCCAGAAGGGGCGGAGGGTTGGGAGGAGATGTATCCATACTATCTCTTATTTAGTAAGGAGAGAAAGGAGACTGAGGAGGAGCGGTTTTGGTTTTGTGACACCATGCACTGGACAACCCCCCTATATCCCTTTGATATCTTTACCGCCGAGAGTGCCATGTCTGCCCTGGGTAGATATAACAGCCGGGTTTGGCTTATCCCCCCTGCCCTGGGTATAGATATAAGGGTGCTTAATGGCTTTTTTTACCTAAGCCCGATTACCGTGGATGACCCTGGTCAAATAGAAGAAAGGATAAAGGATTTTAGCCAGCGGGCAGGCTTTTATTATCAAAATTGGGAGGGATTGTATGATAAGTGGAAGGAAAAGGTGGTAAAGGAGATAGAAGCCCTAAAGGCAATAAATATCCCTTATTTACCCGAGAAGGAGGATCTAACTAAGGTTACTGAGGCAGTGGGCATCTCCACAGGATTTTCCCTTCTATCCGCCTATAATCAGCTCCTGGAGAGTATGACCAGGATATGGGAATACCACTTTGAATTCTTGAATCTGGGTTATGCCGCCTTCCTTGATTTCTCATGTTTTATGAAGGCCGTCTTCCCAGATATCCAGGACCAGACCATCACAAAGATGGTAGCCGGCATAGATGTCATCCTCTTTCGGCCAGATGATGAGTTAAGAAGACTTGCCAAATTAGCCGTAGGGCTTAATATAGATAAGCTCTTCTTTGAGACAAAAGACCCAAAAGAAGTAATAGAAAGACTACAAAAGATAGAAAATGGTAGAAATTGGCTTAAAAGTTTAGAAGAGATTAAAGACCCCTGGTTCTATTTTAACTCAGGCACTGGCTTTTACCATACCCCTTTGAGTTGGATAGATGACCTATCTATCCCCTTCTCAGGTATCTCAGGGTATATTAAAAAGTTACAAAATGAAGAGAATATAGACAGGGATAGAGAAAGGATAATCAAAGAGGCAGAGGAATTACATAAGGGATATTTTTCCCTGTTAAGAACAGAGGAAGATAGAAATGCCTTTGTGGAAAAGTTCTCCTTAGCCAAGAGGGTATTTAGCTATGTGGAGGAGCATAATTTTTATATTGAGCATTGGCATCATACCATCTTCTGGCAAAAGATGCGCCATCTCGGGGAGATTTTGAAAAAAGAGGGCTTCTTTGAAGAGGAGGAGGATATATTCTATCTCAATAGGTATGAGATAGCTACTGCCCTTTATGATTTATACTCCTCCTGGGGGATTGGCTTAAGTCCAAAGGGGGGACAATATTGGCCAAAGATAATCAAAAGAAGAAGGGGGATAATTAAAGCCCTTGAGAAATGGCAGCCTGCACCTGCCCTTGGCCCACCACCAGATAAGATAACCGAACCATTTACCATTATGCTCTGGGGGATTGTCTCTGAGAAGATAGAGCTTTGGCTGGAGGCACAGGATAAAGGGCAAAAAGAGGCGGTTTTAATAAAGGGTCATCCTGCCTCTCCTGGAATAGTTGAAGGAAGGGCGAGAATAATCCTCACCGCGGATGAGATTTGCGAGGTCCAGGAGGATGAGATAATGGTCTGTCCGATTACTACCCCCTCCTGGACACCTGTATTTGCAAAGATAAAAGGTGTGGTTACCAATGTAGGTGGGATGATGAGCCATGCGGCCATTATCTGCCGCGAATATGGGTTACCTGCAGTAGTAGGCACAGGCTTTGGCACTCAGTTGATCAAGACCGGGCAATGCGTAAGGATTGATGGGAGCAAGGGAACGGTGGAGATAGTCTGA
- a CDS encoding sigma-70 family RNA polymerase sigma factor: MEKEKEVKELLKKGKQKGYVTHEEIHEIFPEDSSHLEVENLLAQLEEMKIAVVDNPVVATEPEPSYYIEDPVKIYLKEISQIPLLTAQEEIELGKEIKTGEDEIVTMEKDLHLSSDKVRILFKEWKGGALRQADLPPSLKNMSNDELERTALQIELLQDKVRQAKRKFTEANLRLVVNVAKKYASDKLSFLDLINEGNLGLMRAVDKFNYQSGYRFSTYAIWWIRQSIIRALADKGRMIRLPVPIIEMINKCMKVTRELSYELGREPAWEEIAARMELPVSKIIEIVNTAEDAQSLETPHGFESEGELGDYVENKESLSPTGATFLKMLRQSLEELLEGLSQREQVVLRLRYGLEGGKPYILEEIGKRLGVTRERARQIEVAAIQKLRHKKISTALRDFLIE, translated from the coding sequence ATGGAGAAGGAAAAAGAAGTTAAGGAGTTGCTCAAAAAAGGTAAACAAAAAGGATATGTTACTCACGAAGAAATTCACGAAATATTTCCTGAGGACAGCTCCCATTTGGAAGTAGAAAATCTTTTAGCCCAATTGGAAGAAATGAAGATTGCGGTAGTGGATAACCCGGTCGTAGCCACCGAACCAGAGCCTTCTTATTATATTGAAGATCCGGTCAAGATATATCTTAAAGAAATAAGTCAAATACCTCTGCTTACCGCCCAAGAGGAGATAGAACTAGGCAAGGAGATAAAAACAGGTGAAGACGAGATCGTCACTATGGAGAAAGACCTCCACCTATCATCGGATAAGGTAAGAATTTTATTTAAGGAGTGGAAAGGGGGGGCCTTAAGACAGGCTGATCTGCCGCCAAGCCTTAAGAATATGTCCAATGATGAGTTGGAACGCACGGCCTTACAGATTGAATTATTACAGGATAAAGTTCGGCAGGCCAAGCGAAAATTTACAGAGGCTAATCTCAGATTGGTGGTCAATGTAGCTAAAAAATATGCCAGTGACAAACTCTCCTTTCTTGATTTGATTAATGAAGGGAATTTAGGATTAATGAGGGCGGTGGATAAGTTTAACTATCAAAGCGGCTACCGGTTTAGCACTTATGCCATCTGGTGGATCAGACAGTCTATTATCCGGGCCTTAGCCGATAAAGGAAGAATGATCAGACTCCCTGTACCGATTATCGAGATGATTAATAAGTGTATGAAGGTTACCAGAGAGCTTTCTTATGAATTGGGGCGGGAACCGGCCTGGGAAGAGATTGCCGCCAGAATGGAGTTACCCGTCTCTAAGATCATTGAAATCGTAAATACGGCTGAGGATGCCCAATCCTTAGAGACTCCCCATGGTTTTGAATCTGAAGGTGAATTGGGAGATTATGTTGAAAATAAGGAATCACTTTCTCCCACGGGCGCCACCTTTTTAAAAATGCTCAGACAGAGTTTGGAGGAGCTTCTTGAGGGTCTGAGTCAAAGAGAACAAGTAGTTCTCCGTCTTCGTTATGGTTTGGAAGGCGGGAAGCCGTATATTTTAGAAGAGATAGGCAAGAGACTCGGCGTAACCCGGGAACGTGCCCGGCAAATAGAAGTAGCTGCTATTCAGAAACTTCGGCACAAGAAGATCAGTACCGCTTTGAGGGATTTCTTAATCGAGTAG
- a CDS encoding retropepsin-like aspartic protease — translation MRILKEIEIEGKKANALFDTGSIHTYVSSRLLEGVPIRILSKPYKVALGGRVIEIKEHCSIQGRIEGLDFHTEVIPIDEVGRVDGKVVDVLIGALTMEEWEIIPNPKDATIDLSGLKRREFTEF, via the coding sequence ATGAGAATTTTGAAAGAGATAGAAATTGAGGGGAAAAAAGCTAATGCACTGTTTGATACTGGTTCTATACATACCTATGTTTCAAGCCGACTTTTAGAAGGTGTTCCTATCCGCATCCTATCTAAACCTTACAAAGTGGCGTTAGGTGGGAGAGTAATTGAAATAAAGGAACACTGTTCAATTCAAGGCAGAATTGAAGGGCTTGACTTTCATACTGAAGTAATACCTATTGATGAAGTGGGAAGGGTGGATGGAAAGGTAGTTGATGTTCTCATTGGCGCTTTAACTATGGAGGAATGGGAGATAATTCCGAACCCAAAGGATGCAACCATAGATCTATCAGGATTAAAGAGAAGAGAGTTTACTGAATTTTAA
- a CDS encoding glycosyltransferase family 4 protein has protein sequence MKICYFGTYDDHYPRNRILISGLTQAGFEVAQCHAGLWKDTAAKMAAASSKWGSLSLIWRLVKIYPKLIWDLLHTEKVDYLFVGYTGQFDMFWAKIAAKLKGVPVVFDAFLSLYDSLVFDRRVVKEGSLKARFLYWADKISCQLADLVLLDTEAHIDYFVKTFKVPRSKFRRILIGADDTIFYPREQIKKDNSFLVIHYGKYIPLHGLPYVVKAAKELESDPAIRFRFIGAGDEYERVFSLAKELKVTNIDFIRFLPPEELVDHIAEADVCLGIFGDTDKAARVIPNKVYECMAMAKPVITADSPASREFLTDGENCLFCRLADSSSIAEAILRLKKDPSLRRRIAEAGYRLFHDYAAPAPLGREVGNILKNRRERKLNSKMRKGG, from the coding sequence TTGAAAATATGCTATTTTGGAACTTATGATGATCATTATCCCCGGAACAGGATACTCATCTCTGGCCTGACCCAGGCCGGTTTTGAAGTGGCTCAATGTCATGCAGGGCTGTGGAAGGATACAGCCGCTAAAATGGCGGCGGCTTCTTCCAAATGGGGTAGCCTGAGCTTGATTTGGCGACTGGTTAAGATTTATCCTAAACTAATCTGGGATCTTCTGCATACGGAAAAAGTTGACTACCTCTTTGTCGGCTATACTGGCCAATTTGATATGTTCTGGGCTAAAATAGCCGCCAAACTTAAAGGGGTCCCGGTGGTCTTTGATGCCTTCCTCTCTCTTTATGACTCGCTTGTCTTTGACCGCCGGGTAGTTAAGGAAGGCTCGCTAAAGGCCAGGTTTCTTTATTGGGCTGATAAGATTTCCTGCCAATTGGCTGATCTGGTCCTGTTAGATACCGAGGCACATATCGATTACTTTGTGAAGACCTTTAAGGTCCCCAGATCAAAATTCAGAAGGATTCTTATCGGGGCTGATGACACCATCTTCTATCCCCGGGAACAAATAAAGAAGGATAATTCCTTTCTGGTTATTCACTACGGTAAGTATATTCCTCTTCACGGATTGCCCTACGTAGTTAAGGCAGCTAAAGAGCTGGAGTCGGACCCGGCCATTCGATTTCGTTTCATCGGGGCCGGCGATGAATATGAGCGAGTTTTTTCCTTGGCTAAGGAGCTTAAGGTTACTAATATCGATTTCATTCGATTCCTCCCGCCGGAGGAGTTGGTTGATCATATTGCCGAGGCCGATGTGTGTCTGGGGATTTTTGGTGACACGGATAAGGCCGCCCGGGTAATACCCAACAAAGTTTATGAATGTATGGCTATGGCCAAGCCGGTTATTACGGCTGATTCTCCGGCCTCACGGGAGTTCCTCACCGATGGAGAAAATTGCTTGTTCTGCCGTTTAGCTGATTCCTCTTCTATCGCCGAGGCTATCTTGCGTCTAAAGAAAGACCCGTCTCTTAGGCGGCGGATCGCTGAGGCCGGCTATCGGCTCTTTCACGACTACGCGGCGCCGGCCCCATTGGGGAGAGAAGTAGGGAATATCCTGAAAAATCGTAGGGAGCGTAAACTAAATTCCAAAATGAGAAAGGGAGGTTGA
- the pth gene encoding aminoacyl-tRNA hydrolase: MKLIVGLGNPGSSYAATRHNVGFRVINFLAKKLAISLDTRRCWSRLGNGEVAGEKIVLARPGTYMNLSGKAVACLMNRYQASRPDLLVVMDDTDLEVGRIRLRPRGSSGGHRGLASIIEHIGGSDFPRLRVGVGMCPPQLAMVDYVLSAFDPEEVEIIQQSVERAASAVMTFVTEGIEKAMNMYN; encoded by the coding sequence ATGAAGCTGATAGTTGGCCTGGGAAATCCAGGTTCAAGTTATGCCGCTACCCGGCATAATGTTGGATTCAGGGTGATTAATTTCCTGGCCAAAAAGTTGGCTATCTCGCTTGATACCAGACGCTGCTGGTCACGGTTGGGTAATGGAGAAGTAGCCGGAGAAAAGATCGTCCTGGCCAGACCAGGGACTTATATGAACTTGAGCGGTAAGGCAGTCGCTTGCCTGATGAATAGATACCAAGCCTCCCGCCCTGACCTCCTGGTGGTGATGGATGACACTGATCTGGAGGTGGGACGGATTCGCCTTCGGCCAAGGGGAAGCAGTGGCGGACATCGTGGTTTGGCCTCTATTATTGAGCATATAGGTGGAAGTGATTTCCCCCGACTCAGGGTAGGGGTGGGGATGTGTCCGCCCCAGTTAGCGATGGTTGACTATGTCTTATCCGCATTTGACCCCGAAGAAGTGGAGATTATTCAGCAGTCGGTCGAGCGGGCTGCCTCGGCCGTAATGACCTTTGTCACCGAAGGGATAGAGAAGGCGATGAATATGTATAACTGA